A window of Cellulomonas fimi contains these coding sequences:
- a CDS encoding alpha-N-arabinofuranosidase: protein MSTPAPAPARTTAIIDLDLPGATISRHVYGHFAEHLGRCIYGGFWVGEDSPVPNVRGIRSDVVAALRALQIPNLRWPGGCFADDYHWRDGIGPRDQRPRMVNSHWGDVVEDNAFGTHEFMDLCELLGADPYVSGNVGSGSVAEMSDWVEYLTRADDSPMAALRRANGRDEPWRVPFWGLGNEAWGCGGNLRAEQFASLARQYATYSRDHGGNALYRIAAGANESDLHWTETLMRSFDDLAADPAEPARPFQAVSLHYYTMSGTWGDKGDATGFSTDEWYTTMARARRMEELLTRHSTVMDRYDPHRKVGLVVDEWGTWWNVEKGTNPGFLYQQNTLRDALVASVHLDAFHRHAERVVMANIAQTVNVLQAMVLTDPDTGALVLTPTYHVFAMNAAHHDAAALAVHLRDVETRTVDGTELPLVSASASVKGDAALVSLSNLDAGTDRTVVLDLRGRDVVGHEARVLTAPALDAHNTPEQLDAVAPAAHEGVRPHARGLEVDLPAHSYVTVSLGLR, encoded by the coding sequence GTGAGCACCCCTGCGCCTGCGCCTGCCCGCACGACAGCGATCATCGACCTCGACCTGCCCGGTGCGACGATCAGCCGGCACGTGTACGGGCACTTCGCGGAGCACCTCGGCCGGTGCATCTACGGCGGGTTCTGGGTGGGAGAGGACTCCCCCGTCCCGAACGTGCGCGGGATCCGGTCCGACGTCGTGGCGGCGCTGCGCGCCCTGCAGATCCCGAACCTGCGCTGGCCGGGCGGCTGCTTCGCCGACGACTACCACTGGCGCGACGGGATCGGCCCGCGCGACCAGCGGCCCCGGATGGTCAACTCGCACTGGGGCGACGTCGTGGAGGACAACGCGTTCGGCACCCACGAGTTCATGGACCTGTGCGAGCTGCTCGGGGCGGACCCGTACGTGTCGGGGAACGTCGGGTCCGGCAGCGTCGCGGAGATGTCGGACTGGGTCGAGTACCTGACGCGGGCCGACGACTCGCCGATGGCGGCGCTGCGCCGGGCGAACGGGCGCGACGAGCCGTGGCGAGTGCCGTTCTGGGGGTTGGGGAACGAGGCGTGGGGGTGCGGCGGGAACCTGCGCGCGGAGCAGTTCGCGTCGCTGGCCCGGCAGTACGCCACGTACTCGCGCGACCACGGCGGCAACGCGCTGTACCGGATCGCGGCGGGCGCGAACGAGTCGGACCTGCACTGGACCGAGACGCTCATGCGGTCGTTCGACGACCTGGCCGCCGACCCGGCCGAGCCGGCCCGGCCCTTCCAGGCCGTGTCGCTGCACTACTACACGATGTCGGGCACGTGGGGCGACAAGGGCGACGCCACCGGCTTCAGCACGGACGAGTGGTACACGACGATGGCCCGGGCCCGCCGCATGGAGGAGCTGCTCACCCGCCACTCGACCGTGATGGACCGGTACGACCCGCACCGCAAGGTGGGCCTGGTCGTCGACGAGTGGGGCACCTGGTGGAACGTGGAGAAGGGCACCAACCCGGGGTTCCTGTACCAGCAGAACACCCTGCGCGACGCGCTGGTCGCCTCCGTGCACCTCGACGCGTTCCACCGGCACGCCGAGCGGGTCGTGATGGCGAACATCGCGCAGACCGTCAACGTGCTGCAGGCGATGGTCCTGACGGATCCGGACACGGGCGCGCTGGTGCTCACCCCGACGTACCACGTGTTCGCGATGAACGCCGCGCACCACGACGCGGCCGCGCTCGCCGTGCACCTGCGCGACGTGGAGACCCGGACCGTCGACGGGACCGAGCTGCCGCTGGTCTCGGCGTCCGCGTCGGTCAAGGGCGACGCCGCGCTCGTCTCGTTGTCGAACCTCGACGCCGGCACCGACCGCACGGTCGTGCTCGACCTGCGCGGCCGCGACGTCGTCGGGCACGAGGCACGGGTGCTGACCGCGCCCGCCCTGGACGCGCACAACACCCCGGAGCAGCTCGACGCCGTCGCGCCGGCCGCGCACGAGGGCGTGCGGCCCCACGCGCGCGGGCTCGAGGTCGACCTCCCCGCCCACTCCTACGTCACCGTCAGCCTCGGGCTCCGTTGA
- a CDS encoding extracellular solute-binding protein — translation MSVGLVGCTSGDAAEKDPKDVVIPEGDLADKSGTLTPSNPTTLTTWITTASQAPAPDNKITKLLEENLGVTLKYEIVTPDAVDQKIGVMLAGGEYPDLIGTTDLKMRLLEGGALLRLDDMLESGDYPNLATHVEDDIKKMSYSGEEVDPGLYIFPNYNRFYGEVTGGTYYGPAFWIQKRVLEDAGWPDLSNMTLERYFELIANFKAKNPQTDGAPTVGFEVLASTGREWGMTNPPALLAGSPNNGGVIVDDDDHAEIYADKDIAKDFYKVLNEQYKAGIVDRESFTLTFDQYTAKLATGAVLGMHDQGWNFQTATDSLRSAGKDEYTYVPLMPVYDGAEPWYADRPVMNTNQGFGISVSSKQPEKAMKFLDLMLSEPWQKVLSWGVEGEDYQVGEDGMFTRTEEQRANARDLTWRASNRLEALLDVLPKHNGQFSDGNAYSPDDQPAEFFATLTEYDRGVMEQYGKKTWLEFMNPQPENPKYYPAWNITLSDEANEVNQQLTDANVQNLPKIIAGDPADFEASWKAYVDAIGKIDVEVYEDAINAGIQDRLENW, via the coding sequence GTGTCAGTGGGACTGGTCGGGTGTACCTCGGGCGACGCCGCCGAGAAGGACCCGAAGGACGTCGTCATCCCCGAGGGCGACCTCGCGGACAAGTCGGGGACCCTGACCCCCAGCAACCCGACCACGCTCACGACCTGGATCACCACGGCCTCGCAGGCCCCGGCCCCCGACAACAAGATCACCAAGCTGCTCGAGGAGAACCTCGGCGTCACCCTGAAGTACGAGATCGTCACGCCGGACGCCGTCGACCAGAAGATCGGCGTCATGCTCGCGGGCGGTGAGTACCCCGACCTGATCGGGACCACCGACCTGAAGATGCGTCTCCTGGAGGGCGGCGCCCTCCTGCGCCTGGACGACATGCTGGAGAGCGGGGACTATCCCAACCTCGCCACGCACGTCGAGGACGACATCAAGAAGATGAGCTACTCGGGCGAGGAGGTGGACCCGGGCCTGTACATCTTCCCGAACTACAACCGCTTCTACGGCGAGGTCACGGGCGGCACCTACTACGGTCCCGCGTTCTGGATCCAGAAGCGTGTGCTCGAGGACGCCGGCTGGCCGGACCTCAGCAACATGACGCTCGAGCGCTACTTCGAGCTCATCGCGAACTTCAAGGCGAAGAACCCCCAGACCGACGGCGCCCCGACCGTCGGCTTCGAGGTCCTGGCGTCGACCGGCCGTGAGTGGGGCATGACCAACCCGCCGGCGCTGCTGGCCGGCTCCCCGAACAACGGCGGCGTCATCGTCGACGACGACGACCACGCGGAGATCTACGCCGACAAGGACATCGCCAAGGACTTCTACAAGGTCCTCAACGAGCAGTACAAGGCCGGCATCGTCGACCGCGAGTCGTTCACCCTGACGTTCGACCAGTACACCGCGAAGCTGGCCACCGGCGCCGTCCTCGGCATGCACGACCAGGGCTGGAACTTCCAGACCGCCACCGACTCGCTGCGGAGCGCCGGCAAGGACGAGTACACCTACGTGCCGCTCATGCCCGTCTACGACGGCGCGGAGCCGTGGTACGCCGACCGTCCCGTGATGAACACCAACCAGGGCTTCGGCATCTCCGTCTCGAGCAAGCAGCCGGAGAAGGCGATGAAGTTCCTCGACCTGATGCTCAGCGAGCCCTGGCAGAAGGTGCTCTCGTGGGGCGTCGAGGGCGAGGACTACCAGGTCGGCGAGGACGGGATGTTCACCCGCACCGAGGAGCAGCGGGCCAACGCCCGTGACCTGACCTGGCGTGCCTCCAACCGCCTCGAGGCGCTGCTCGACGTGCTGCCCAAGCACAACGGCCAGTTCTCCGACGGCAACGCGTACAGCCCCGACGACCAGCCCGCGGAGTTCTTCGCGACGCTGACCGAGTACGACCGAGGCGTCATGGAGCAGTACGGCAAGAAGACCTGGCTCGAGTTCATGAACCCGCAGCCGGAGAACCCCAAGTACTACCCGGCGTGGAACATCACGCTCTCCGACGAGGCCAACGAGGTCAACCAGCAGCTGACCGACGCCAACGTGCAGAACCTGCCGAAGATCATCGCCGGTGACCCGGCCGACTTCGAGGCGAGCTGGAAGGCCTACGTCGACGCCATCGGAAAGATCGACGTCGAGGTGTACGAGGACGCCATCAACGCCGGCATCCAGGACCGCCTGGAGAACTGGTAA
- a CDS encoding glycoside hydrolase family 43 protein — MGPGDRALAVARPVIFADVPDPDVVHDGRHYYMVSTTMYFAPSVPIMRSSDLVHWTVAGYTGPILDDTDALALRHGENAYGQGTWAASIRYHEGTYYVSVGSLTTQQTYVYATPSIEDGPWTRSVLDGYAHDQSLLFDDGDAYLVYGAGVIDLRRLARDDAQAFVWDGPATRLVDHASVDQTGGLAAEGAHAYRIGDHYYVFMIQWPTGGIRQEVVWRSTSLTPQSEGGTWEGRVVLRQAVPVAGRPGGGVAQGGVVQAADGQWYAMLFQDEGPLGRSPQLARVTWDEDGWPVYALDATVSAGARAGGLRGEGGASSAGATDLLVSDDFDNLPTAAGYWNTADAGGLTTSDENAWNGSNLGLTWQWNHNPDNRFWSLTDRPGRLRLTTGSIATGILDARNTLTQRTCGPASAAAISLDVAAMKDGDVAGLSAYQQKYGYVAVEVAGGARRLVMRRADRRGDVTFTSAPVPLTATTVLLRVDVDFCDAVDRASFAYSLDGAAWTPIGDDLAMEYSLDHFTGYRFAIFCYATAETGGHVDVDWFRVGDDIEGTTS; from the coding sequence ATGGGACCGGGCGACCGGGCGCTCGCCGTCGCACGCCCGGTCATCTTCGCGGACGTCCCCGACCCGGACGTCGTCCACGACGGCCGGCACTACTACATGGTCAGCACGACCATGTACTTCGCGCCGAGCGTGCCGATCATGCGCTCGAGCGACCTGGTGCACTGGACGGTCGCCGGCTACACCGGCCCGATCCTCGACGACACCGACGCGCTCGCCCTCCGACACGGGGAGAACGCCTACGGGCAGGGCACCTGGGCCGCGAGCATCCGCTACCACGAGGGCACGTACTACGTCTCGGTCGGCAGCCTGACCACGCAGCAGACGTACGTCTACGCGACGCCGAGCATCGAGGACGGGCCGTGGACGAGGTCGGTCCTCGACGGCTACGCCCACGACCAGTCGCTCCTGTTCGACGACGGCGACGCCTACCTCGTCTACGGGGCCGGGGTGATCGACCTGCGCCGCCTCGCCCGGGACGACGCCCAGGCCTTCGTCTGGGACGGCCCGGCGACGCGGCTCGTCGACCACGCGAGCGTCGACCAGACGGGCGGGCTGGCCGCCGAGGGCGCGCACGCCTACCGGATCGGCGACCACTACTACGTCTTCATGATCCAGTGGCCGACCGGCGGGATCCGCCAGGAGGTCGTGTGGCGGTCGACGTCGCTGACGCCGCAGTCCGAGGGCGGGACCTGGGAGGGCAGGGTCGTGCTCCGCCAGGCGGTCCCGGTCGCGGGGCGCCCGGGGGGCGGCGTCGCCCAGGGCGGCGTCGTCCAGGCGGCCGACGGGCAGTGGTACGCGATGCTCTTCCAGGACGAGGGGCCGCTCGGTCGCTCACCGCAGCTGGCGCGCGTGACCTGGGACGAGGACGGGTGGCCGGTCTACGCTCTCGACGCCACGGTCTCCGCGGGCGCGCGCGCAGGCGGCCTACGAGGCGAAGGAGGAGCGTCGTCGGCGGGAGCGACGGACCTCCTCGTCTCGGACGACTTCGACAACCTGCCCACGGCCGCCGGCTACTGGAACACCGCCGATGCCGGCGGCCTGACGACGTCGGACGAGAACGCCTGGAACGGGTCGAACCTCGGGCTGACGTGGCAGTGGAACCACAACCCCGACAACCGCTTCTGGTCGCTCACCGACCGCCCCGGCCGCCTGCGGCTGACCACGGGCAGCATCGCGACGGGCATCCTCGACGCCCGCAACACGCTCACCCAGCGCACGTGCGGGCCTGCGAGCGCCGCGGCGATCTCGCTGGACGTCGCCGCGATGAAGGACGGCGACGTCGCCGGCCTGTCCGCGTACCAGCAGAAGTACGGGTACGTGGCGGTCGAGGTGGCCGGCGGCGCCCGCCGGCTCGTGATGCGCCGTGCCGATCGGCGGGGTGACGTCACCTTCACCAGCGCTCCTGTGCCGTTGACGGCCACGACGGTCCTGCTCCGGGTGGACGTGGACTTCTGCGACGCCGTCGACCGCGCCTCGTTCGCGTACTCGCTCGACGGTGCCGCGTGGACGCCGATCGGTGACGACCTGGCGATGGAGTACAGCCTCGACCACTTCACCGGGTACCGGTTCGCGATCTTCTGCTACGCCACGGCCGAGACCGGCGGGCACGTGGACGTCGACTGGTTCCGGGTCGGCGACGACATCGAGGGGACGACGTCATGA
- a CDS encoding carbohydrate ABC transporter permease, whose translation MTSTLAPKALARRAPRTRSPRRRWTAERVIFTTLNTTFLVALAALMIYPLLNTLAISLNDGMDAVRGGIGIWPRVFSLQNYEVVLNMNTIYQAFFMSVLKTVVVVVTNLFFTSMLAYALSRKEFIFRRPITLVFVLTLYFDAGLIPNYLLIKDLGMLNSFQAYWVPVIISAFNLIILRTYMKSIPDEITESARVDGAGEFRTWWQIIMPLCKPALAVVGLFVAVGSWNAWLDTLLYNSGDQALSTLQYELQKLLASSMNAGANSANVAGNAASVGSGGQLTTPIALRSAITMVAAVPILLVYPFLQKHFVSGLMIGSVKG comes from the coding sequence ATGACAAGCACCCTTGCCCCGAAGGCCCTGGCGCGGCGAGCACCCCGGACCAGGTCACCGCGTCGACGGTGGACGGCCGAGCGGGTCATCTTCACGACGCTCAACACGACCTTCCTCGTGGCGCTCGCCGCGCTGATGATCTACCCGCTGCTGAACACGCTCGCGATCTCCCTCAACGACGGCATGGACGCCGTCCGGGGCGGGATCGGCATCTGGCCCCGGGTCTTCTCGCTGCAGAACTACGAGGTCGTGCTCAACATGAACACGATCTACCAGGCGTTCTTCATGAGCGTCCTGAAGACGGTCGTCGTGGTGGTGACCAACCTCTTCTTCACCTCGATGCTCGCCTACGCGCTCAGCCGCAAGGAGTTCATCTTCCGCCGCCCGATCACCCTGGTCTTCGTGCTGACGCTGTACTTCGACGCCGGGCTGATCCCCAACTACCTGCTCATCAAGGACCTGGGCATGCTGAACAGCTTCCAGGCCTACTGGGTGCCGGTCATCATCAGCGCGTTCAACCTCATCATCCTGCGCACGTACATGAAGTCGATCCCCGACGAGATCACCGAGTCGGCCCGGGTCGACGGTGCGGGGGAGTTCCGCACGTGGTGGCAGATCATCATGCCGCTGTGCAAGCCCGCGCTGGCCGTGGTGGGCCTGTTCGTGGCGGTCGGCAGCTGGAACGCGTGGCTCGACACCCTGCTGTACAACTCGGGCGACCAGGCGCTGTCCACGCTGCAGTACGAGCTGCAGAAGCTGCTCGCGAGCTCGATGAACGCCGGCGCGAACTCCGCGAACGTCGCGGGCAACGCGGCGTCCGTGGGGAGCGGCGGGCAGCTCACGACACCGATCGCGCTGCGGTCGGCGATCACCATGGTGGCGGCGGTCCCGATCCTGCTCGTCTACCCGTTCCTGCAGAAGCACTTCGTGTCCGGTCTCATGATCGGCTCCGTGAAGGGCTGA
- a CDS encoding ABC transporter permease has product MTDTTVTTLVAATGLEPAQEPASGSRAPRRKARARAPKEPRRKITWDRIWAQRVLLAMAVPLLMYQILFKYVPVYGWAIAFQDYKPGRGSIWNQEWVGFENFVDLFTGVNGERFRRVVINTVGQSVLTLVVGTLGAIVLALLLNEVKNAPFKRIMQNITYMPHFLSWVIVASLASVALSLPSSGGFINQALMAVGLVQEPVLFLTEPNHFWGIVAGTSLWKELGWNTILYLAAITAIDPSLYEAAEVDGAGRYRKMWNITLPGIRPTIVVLLIINAGWILSTNFELPYFLGNGLISERAETIDVFVLRYGYQLGNYDLAVVAGIFKTLVAIILVGSANWAAKRLNQETLV; this is encoded by the coding sequence ATGACGGACACCACGGTCACCACGCTTGTGGCCGCCACCGGGCTCGAACCGGCCCAGGAGCCCGCGAGCGGCTCGCGTGCTCCGCGCCGCAAGGCCCGGGCACGAGCACCGAAGGAGCCCCGGCGCAAGATCACCTGGGACAGGATCTGGGCCCAGCGGGTCCTGCTCGCGATGGCCGTCCCGCTGCTGATGTACCAGATCCTGTTCAAGTACGTCCCGGTCTACGGCTGGGCGATCGCCTTCCAGGACTACAAGCCGGGTCGCGGCAGCATCTGGAACCAGGAGTGGGTCGGCTTCGAGAACTTCGTCGACCTCTTCACCGGCGTCAACGGTGAACGGTTCCGCCGGGTCGTGATCAACACGGTGGGTCAGTCGGTCCTGACGCTCGTCGTCGGGACCCTGGGGGCCATCGTCCTGGCGCTGCTGCTGAACGAGGTCAAGAACGCCCCGTTCAAGCGGATCATGCAGAACATCACGTACATGCCCCACTTCCTCAGCTGGGTGATCGTCGCGAGCCTGGCGTCGGTGGCGCTCTCGCTGCCCTCCTCGGGCGGGTTCATCAACCAGGCGCTCATGGCTGTGGGACTGGTCCAGGAACCGGTCCTGTTCCTGACCGAGCCGAACCACTTCTGGGGGATCGTCGCCGGGACGAGCCTGTGGAAGGAGCTCGGCTGGAACACGATCCTCTACCTGGCGGCGATCACCGCGATCGACCCGAGCCTGTACGAGGCCGCCGAGGTCGACGGGGCAGGCCGCTACCGCAAGATGTGGAACATCACGCTGCCGGGGATCCGGCCCACGATCGTCGTGCTGCTGATCATCAACGCCGGCTGGATCCTGTCCACGAACTTCGAGCTGCCGTACTTCCTCGGCAACGGCCTGATCTCCGAGCGGGCCGAGACCATCGACGTCTTCGTGCTCCGCTACGGCTACCAGCTGGGCAACTACGACCTCGCCGTCGTCGCGGGCATCTTCAAGACCCTCGTCGCCATCATCCTGGTGGGCTCGGCGAACTGGGCGGCGAAACGCCTCAACCAAGAGACGCTGGTCTAG
- a CDS encoding LacI family DNA-binding transcriptional regulator: protein MVRMADVARAAGVSVMTVSNVLNERLPVGEPTRARVMAAVEALGYEVNLTARHLRAGRTDTVAFVVPSFHDYFGELADHLAPLVEAEGRHLVLERTSANAEQEMEALSVARLQIYDGVVLSVAGLDLEQLARVRTSKPIVLLGERDVPDHLNHVRLANESGARLATAHMIERGSRRIVALGCSFDGAHMMTTDRRAGWEHAYDEAGLAADPAYVVPVSDYTSTGARDAMLEFVATGLPFDGVFAVTDIVALGALSALVDSGLRVPDDVQLAGFDNLDMSRFVPPGITSVDANHEGVAEAAIGLLHRQMSGWTGPAEHVVAPVRLVVRGSTRGGA from the coding sequence ATGGTGCGGATGGCGGACGTGGCGCGCGCGGCCGGCGTCTCGGTCATGACCGTGTCCAACGTCCTCAACGAGCGTCTCCCCGTCGGCGAGCCCACGCGCGCCCGCGTCATGGCGGCCGTCGAGGCCCTCGGGTACGAGGTCAACCTGACGGCGCGGCACCTGCGGGCCGGACGGACCGACACCGTCGCGTTCGTCGTCCCGAGCTTCCACGACTACTTCGGCGAGCTCGCCGACCACCTGGCCCCGCTGGTCGAGGCGGAGGGGCGTCACCTCGTCCTCGAACGGACGAGCGCCAACGCCGAGCAGGAGATGGAGGCGCTGAGCGTCGCACGGCTCCAGATCTACGACGGCGTCGTGCTGTCCGTCGCGGGTCTGGACCTGGAGCAGCTGGCGCGCGTGCGCACGTCCAAGCCGATCGTGCTGCTGGGCGAGCGCGACGTCCCCGACCACCTCAACCACGTGCGCCTCGCGAACGAGTCGGGCGCCCGCCTCGCCACGGCGCACATGATCGAGCGCGGATCCCGCCGCATCGTCGCGCTCGGGTGCTCGTTCGACGGCGCGCACATGATGACCACGGACCGCCGCGCCGGGTGGGAGCACGCGTACGACGAGGCCGGCCTCGCGGCCGACCCGGCCTACGTCGTGCCCGTCAGCGACTACACGTCCACCGGGGCGCGCGACGCGATGCTCGAGTTCGTCGCCACCGGCCTCCCCTTCGACGGGGTCTTCGCCGTCACCGACATCGTCGCCCTCGGGGCGCTGTCCGCCCTGGTGGACAGCGGGCTGCGGGTCCCCGACGACGTCCAGCTCGCCGGGTTCGACAACCTCGACATGTCCCGCTTCGTCCCGCCGGGCATCACGTCGGTCGACGCGAACCACGAGGGCGTGGCCGAGGCCGCGATCGGGCTGCTGCACCGCCAGATGTCGGGCTGGACCGGTCCCGCCGAGCACGTCGTCGCCCCCGTCCGCCTCGTGGTCCGCGGATCCACCCGCGGCGGCGCCTAG
- a CDS encoding DUF624 domain-containing protein gives MSVGLVVTAGAGTVVAYEVCRRYVLGKDAGLWAVATKAWRQSWRQATVVGLLAVPVAAVGIVTLSYLPTSGLAEVLVPLLVVGLFLLLLIFWCLPLVARFTNPTWRQVRNGFTLGLTTPSLTFLLAIAAVLGGVALWNMPIAVLVVPGLILVWWCHLLERFFVARGYVRPEAEEAEV, from the coding sequence GTGAGCGTCGGCCTCGTCGTGACGGCGGGCGCGGGCACGGTCGTCGCCTACGAGGTCTGCCGCCGGTACGTCCTGGGCAAGGACGCGGGCCTCTGGGCCGTGGCCACGAAGGCCTGGCGGCAGAGCTGGCGGCAGGCGACCGTCGTGGGCCTCCTGGCCGTCCCGGTCGCGGCCGTCGGCATCGTCACGCTGTCCTACCTGCCCACGTCCGGGCTGGCCGAGGTGCTCGTGCCGCTCCTCGTGGTCGGACTCTTCCTCCTGCTCCTGATCTTCTGGTGCCTCCCGCTGGTCGCCCGCTTCACCAACCCCACCTGGCGTCAGGTGCGCAACGGGTTCACCTTGGGGCTCACGACGCCCAGCCTCACGTTCCTGCTCGCGATCGCCGCGGTCCTCGGGGGCGTCGCCCTCTGGAACATGCCGATCGCGGTGCTCGTGGTGCCCGGCCTGATCCTCGTGTGGTGGTGCCACCTGCTCGAGCGGTTCTTCGTCGCCCGGGGGTACGTGCGGCCCGAGGCGGAGGAGGCGGAGGTCTGA